In a single window of the Acyrthosiphon pisum isolate AL4f chromosome X, pea_aphid_22Mar2018_4r6ur, whole genome shotgun sequence genome:
- the LOC107883334 gene encoding uncharacterized protein LOC107883334 produces MYISLGLLWLCFKIIQGKITDCPLGGIRDTDLCLKLKKDTVFHRFYLWGFQTQILGNKDNKYDVYDIAYEQFKEVSKNKAVGSELNVMDPIDVMRPSKAHTETFLKQAETKS; encoded by the exons ATGTACATCTCATTGGGACTTCTATGgctatgttttaaaataattcaaggaaaaataacTGATTGTCCATTGg gtGGCATACGTGATACAGATCTATGCTTAAAgctaaaaaaag ATACTGTTTTTCATAGATTCTATTtgt GGGGTTTTCAAACACAAATAC TCGGAAATAAAG acAATAAGTACGATGTATACGATATAGCCTATG agcAATTTAAGGAAGTTTCCAAGAATAAag ctGTGGGCTCTGAATTGAATGTTATGGATCCTATAGACGTAATGCGACCAT CTAAGGCCCACACagaaacttttttaaaacaagCAGAAACGAAAAGTTag